The proteins below come from a single Corylus avellana chromosome ca3, CavTom2PMs-1.0 genomic window:
- the LOC132176267 gene encoding NAC domain-containing protein 83-like, with product MDKFSFARHGLTRLPPGFRFQPTDEELVFQYLKCKVFSLPLPASIIPEINVCKYDPWDLPGGLEQERYFFSQKELRYRNGNQTKRTTNSGYWKATGSDKKIVSSKRNPVMGMKKTLVFYRGKSPQGIRTEWIMHEYRLVNAETSACIFPQMDNSIQRHSLAEVENWVICRIFLRKGSMKDNNVIIQTNTENKVKDVGMAQPRFFDFMMGHKTNLAHDSSSSSSSSSSSSITDHQVSSSGAEHEEGSACSSC from the exons ATGGACAAGTTCAGTTTTGCTCGGCATGGGCTAACCAGATTGCCTCCTGGTTTCCGCTTTCAGCCCACAGATGAAGAGCTTGTCTTCCAGTACTTGAAATGCAAGGTGTTCTCACTCCCATTGCCTGCTTCAATCATTCCTGAGATCAATGTTTGCAAATATGATCCTTGGGATTTGCCAG GTGGGTTGGAGCAAGAAAGGTACTTTTTCAGCCAGAAGGAACTGAGATATCGAAATGGGAACCAAACCAAACGAACAACTAATTCTGGTTATTGGAAGGCAACTGGCTCAGACAAGAAAATTGTATCTTCGAAAAGGAATCCTGTAATGGGAATGAAAAAGACTCTGGTTTTCTATAGAGGGAAGTCCCCCCAAGGAATTAGAACAGAGTGGATCATGCATGAATATCGTCTTGTCAATGCAGAAACTTCAGCTTGCATTTTCCCGCAGATGGATAACTCAATCCAG CGGCATTCTTTAGCTGAAGTGGAAAATTGGGTTATCTGTCGCATATTTTTGAGGAAAGGAAGTATGAAAGACAATAACGTGATTATTCAGACAAACACAGAAAACAAAGTTAAGGATGTTGGGATGGCACAGCCTAGATTCTTCGATTTTATGATGGGACACAAGACCAATCTGGCTCATGATTCTTCGAGTTCTTCGTCGTCTTCGAGTTCCAGTAGTATCACTGATCATCAGGTCTCTTCAAGTGGAGCAGAACATGAAGAAGGCAGCGCCTGCAGCAGCTGTTGA
- the LOC132173459 gene encoding uncharacterized protein LOC132173459 translates to METAAREHIEAIRKKKFSIGGEENPLTEDLHQAVKNLSAELYAKDVHFLMELIQNAEDNNYFEGGDPSLEFIITSQDITATGAPATLLIFNNEIGFSSKNIDSICSVGRSTKKGNRKRGYIGEKGIGFKSVFLVTARPYIFSNGYQIRFNEEPCPYCNLGYIVPEWVEENPTLSDIWQIYGSGNTLPTTTIVLPLKPDKIKAVKEELSSIHPEVLLFLSKIKRFSVKEHNNYAQLNTISAIAITSETDFVTKKSIDAESYTLHLSTNEKENEGSDKECSYYMWKQKFPVRQENKVERRMEVEELVITLAFPFQERLNRGMSSPGVYAFLPTEMFTNFPFIIQADFLLASSRETILLDNKWNKGILDCVPYAFINALVSLIRTAENAPVSSLAPMFKFIPINSSSYKELNIVRESIKAKLVEENIVPSESYTKQKFFHKPREVCRLMPAFWNILDKAKNEGVSLLDLSSHGNYILSSAFDRKEYDHILSFLGVEPVNNIWYVKCIGSSNLVAGVSDETYIDILLFVADNWNSIFHNTNIRNIPLIKYVGLYGDVSLCSINECTPGNWMRVVLSPQNHMASWLIDWNREFRCVGGHFFMPKSTQEAIFSSKRVWEWLEAHVRINVLKVYDYAVRLNYYLKNDRKLAVAFVHFLYHALSQNHLSKSEVANLCLSMPIADNYGNLTTQRKGVLVPANGSKWVGLVGSNPWRGEGYVELGEDYLHPGRFAGEFTSGEQLLNFLITYVAASDIPYISPPNAAIPAVSAPLTNENAFLLLDWIRNLKQRHAWIPENFLKCIKEGSWLKITTNGCSGYRAPYQSFMFSSSLGNILQNGSILVDIPLIDQSFYGDRINEYEEELKTIGVMFQYGEACEFIGKHLMSLTASSTLTRGVVFSILNFIRFLKENSLPLDKFINSINEKKWLRTSRGDGCPVESALSDDEWRVASQISDIPFIDKHYYGEEILSFKEELRSLGVLIGFCKSYHLVVDNLRPSSRLTLLTAEAVHLILECIRHSRSANKLIEALKGVKCFKTNMGYNSPGECFLFDSQWGCILQVFRGFPLIDEGFYGSNISSYRNELKKTGVKVDFEDAVKVFTYCFRQHASSITKETTKETVMSFLSCYRQLKDTPFKFPSDLWKCIREEKWLRTRLGVYRSPSSCILFGPDWQSISPITVLPFIDDSDNYYGKDIHEYMEELKVMGVVVDIKDGVKMVAAGLYFPQDHSCITPDNVLKLLECIRILLQD, encoded by the exons ATGGAGACGGCAGCGAGAGAACACATAGAAGCTATACGTAAGAAAAAGTTTTCGATTGGAGGGGAAGAGAACCCACTGACGGAGGATCTTCATCAGGCCGTCAAGAATCTCTCTGCTGAACTTTATGCCAAGGATGTCCATTTCCTCATGGAACTCATTCAG aatgCGGAAGACAATAACTACTTCGAAGGTGGGGATCCATCGCTTGAGTTCATCATAACTTCTCAGGACATTACGGCCACCGGAGCTCCAGCGACATTGCTGATTTTCAACAATGAAATTGGTTTCTCTTCCAAAAATATAGACTCCATTTGCAGTGTTGGTCGTTCCACCAAGAAAGGCAACAGGAAACGCGGTTATATTGGAGAGAAAG GTATTGGATTCAAGAGTGTCTTTCTGGTTACTGCTCGGCCGTATATATTCAGCAATGGATATCAGATTCGGTTCAACGAAGAGCCTTGCCCATATTGCAATCTTGGGTACATTGTTCCAGAATGGGTGGAGGAGAACCCAACTCTTTCCGACATATGGCAAATATATGGTTCTGGAAATACTCTTCCAACGACAACAATAGTCTTACCTCTGAAGCCGGATAAGATCAAAGCCGTGAAGGAGGAGCTCTCTAGCATTCATCCTGAAGTTCTGTTGTTCCTCTCGAAGATAAAGCGGTTTTCAGTCAAGGAACATAATAACTATGCTCAACTCAATACCATCAGTGCAATAGCTATCACGAGTGAGACTGACTTTGTTACGAAGAAGAGCATTGATGCTGAGTCCTACACACTCCATCTCTCAACCAATGAAAAGGAGAATGAAGGTTCCGACAAAGAATGCAGTTACTACATGTGGAAGCAGAAGTTTCCTGTTAGGCAAGAAAACAAAGTGGAAAGGAGAATGGAAGTAGAAGAGTTGGTGATCACGTTGGCTTTTCCCTTTCAAGAGCGTCTCAACAGAGGGATGAGCTCACCTGGCGTCTATGCATTTCTTCCAACAGAGATGTTCACTAACTTTCCCTTCATAATCCAGGCAGATTTTCTTCTTGCATCATCAAGGGAAACAATCCTCTTGGACAACAAGTGGAACAAAGGGATTCTTGATTGTGTGCCCTATGCTTTTATCAATGCTTTGGTCTCGCTAATCAGAACAGCAGAAAATGCTCCAGTATCTAGTTTGGCTCCCATGTTTAAGTTCATTCCTATCAACAGTTCTTCTTATAAAGAGTTGAATATCGTGAGGGAGTCAATCAAAGCAAAGCTTGTCGAAGAAAATATTGTTCCAAGCGAGTCCTACACAAAGCAGAAATTTTTTCATAAACCTCGTGAAGTTTGTAGGCTTATGCCTGCTTTCTGGAACATATTGGATAAGGCAAAGAATGAAGGGGTGAGCTTGCTTGATCTTTCATCCCATGGAAATTATATTTTGAGTTCTGCATTTGATAGAAAGGAGTATGATCACATATTGAGTTTCTTAGGAGTGGAACCTGTCAACAACATCTGGTATGTGAAGTGCATCGGGAGTTCTAATCTTGTTGCAGGAGTGTCAGACGAGACGTATATTGATATTTTACTATTTGTTGCTGATAATTGGAACTCCATATTTCATAACACCAACATCAGGAACATACCACTAATAAAATATGTGGGTCTCTATGGGGACGTGTCTTTGTGTAGCATAAATGAATGCACACCTGGGAACTGGATGCGGGTGGTGTTATCACCACAGAATCATATGGCATCGTGGCTGATTGATTGGAACAGGGAATTCAGATGTGTGGGTGGTCATTTTTTTATGCCAAAAAGTACGCAAGAAGCTATCTTCTCCTCTAAGAGGGTGTGGGAATGGCTTGAAGCTCACGTGAGGATTAATGTTCTTAAAGTATATGACTATGCAGTTCGCCTAAATTATTATCTCAAAAACGATCGGAAGCTTGCTGTTGCATTTGTTCACTTCTTATATCACGCTCTCTCTCAGAATCATCTTTCAAAATCGGAGGTGGCAAATTTGTGTCTTTCTATGCCGATCGCAGATAACTATGGCAATCTAACCACTCAAAGAAAAGGGGTCCTTGTCCCAGCTAATGGAAGCAAATGGGTGGGATTGGTTGGTTCAAATCCATGGAGAGGTGAAGGCTATGTCGAGTTAGGAGAAGACTACTTGCATCCAGGTCGTTTTGCAGGTGAATTTACTTCTGGTGAACAGCTTTTAAATTTCCTAATAACTTATGTTGCAGCTTCTGATATCCCCTATATATCTCCTCCCAATGCTGCAATTCCTGCTGTTTCTGCACCACTTACGAATGAAAATGCATTCTTGCTGTTGGATTGGATTCGAAACCTCAAACAGAGACATGCTTGGATTCCAGAGAACTTCTTGAAATGCATAAAGGAAGGTAGTTGGCTTAAAATTACTACCAATGGCTGTTCTGGCTACCGGGCACCATATCAGTCATTCATGTTTTCCTCTTCGTTGGGAAACATTTTGCAGAATGGATCAATTCTTGTTGATATTCCATTGATTGATCAAAGTTTTTATGGAGATAGAATAAATGAGTATGAGGAAGAGCTGAAGACAATTGGAGTCATGTTTCAGTATGGAGAAGCATGTGAATTTATTGGGAAGCATCTTATGTCTCTTACAGCTTCCTCTACTTTAACTAGAGGCGTTGTGTTTTCTATCCTTAATTTCATCAGATTCTTGAAGGAAAATTCGCTTCCTCTGGACAAATTCATCAACAGtatcaatgaaaaaaaatggcTAAGGACATCCCGTGGGGATGGATGTCCAGTTGAATCTGCTTTGTCTGATGACGAATGGAGAGTTGCATCTCAAATTAGTGACATTCCCTTCATTGATAAACATTATTATGGGGAGGAAATCCTTTCTTTTAAAGAGGAGTTAAGGTCGCTTGGTGTGTTAATTGGATTTTGTAAAAGTTACCATCTCGTTGTAGACAATTTGAGGCCATCTTCACGCTTGACTTTGCTTACAGCTGAGGCTGTTCATTTGATCCTTGAATGTATACGTCATTCGAGATCAGCCAACAAGCTCATCGAGGCATTGAAAGGTGTGAAATGCTTCAAGACAAACATGGGTTACAATTCTCCAGGAGAATGTTTCTTGTTTGACTCACAATGGGGTTGCATCCTACAGGTTTTCAGAGGTTTCCCATTGATTGATGAAGGTTTTTATGGAAGCAACATCTCGTCTTACAGAAACGAGTTGAAGAAAACAGGGGTGAAGGTGGATTTTGAGGATGCGGTCAAGGTATTTACTTACTGTTTCAGGCAGCACGCGTCTTCcataacaaaagaaacaacaaaagaaactgTTATGTCTTTCCTGTCATGTTATAGACAGCTAAAGGACACTCCATTTAAGTTTCCTTCTGATCTTTGGAAATGTATCCGTGAGGAGAAGTGGTTGAGGACACGGCTTGGTGTTTATAGATCTCCAAGTAGTTGCATTCTGTTTGGGCCAGATTGGCAATCTATTTCTCCAATTACTGTTCTCCCTTTCATAGATGATAGTGACAACTATTATGGCAAGGACATTCATGAATACATGGAAGAGCTGAAGGTGATGGGGGTTGTTGTTGATATCAAAGATGGTGTGAAGATGGTAGCTGCTGGTCTTTATTTTCCTCAAGATCACTCCTGCATAACTCCTGATAATGTTCTTAAGCTGCTGGAATGCATCCGCATTTTACTACAAGAT